Proteins encoded in a region of the Vicia villosa cultivar HV-30 ecotype Madison, WI linkage group LG5, Vvil1.0, whole genome shotgun sequence genome:
- the LOC131602479 gene encoding beta-glucosidase 40-like, with the protein MAFRSILAVITILLEIHICLSAEISRADFPHGFTFGTASSAFQYEGAVKEDGRGPSIWDTFSHTFGKVTDFSNADVAVDHYHRFEEDIQLMKDLGMDAYRFSISWSRIFPNGSGAINQAGVDHYNKFINALLAKGIEPYVTLYHWDLPQALDNKYKGWLSTEIIKDFATFAETCFQKFGDRVKHWITFNEPHTFTTQGYDVGLQAPGRCSILFHLFCKAGNSSTEPYIVAHNVLLTHATVADIYKKKYKNIQGGSLGVAFDVIWYEPESNTKEDIEAAQRAQDFQLGWFLDPLMFGDYPSSMRTRVGNRLPKFSPSEAALVKGSLDFIGINHYTTFFARNNSTHVIGTLLNDAIADSGTITLPFNGTKAIAERANSIWLYIVPQSMRTLMNYIKQKYGNPPVYITESGMDDPNSVFISLKDALKDEKRIRYYSGYLSYLKTAIKDDGCNVKGYFAWSLLDNWEWVAGYSSRFGLYFVDYKDNLKRYPKQSVQWFQNFLKPKPAK; encoded by the exons ATGGCGTTTAGAAGCATCCTTGCTGTCATAACAATATTGTTAGAGATTCATATATGCTTATCGGCGGAGATTAGCCGCGCTGATTTTCCTCACGGATTTACGTTTGgcactgcttcttcagcttttcaG TATGAAGGAGCTGTGAAAGAAGATGGAAGGGGACCATCTATATGGGATACCTTTTCTCATACTTTTG GCAAGGTAACAGATTTCAGCAATGCTGATGTTGCAGTGGATCACTACCATCGTTTCGAA GAAGACATACAGCTCATGAAGGACTTGGGGATGGATGCCTATAGATTTTCCATTTCGTGGTCTCGGATTTTTCCCA ATGGATCTGGCGCGATCAATCAGGCAGGAGTTGATCATTATAATAAATTCATCAATGCATTACTAGCAAAAG GAATTGAACCTTATGTGACACTCTACCACTGGGACCTACCTCAAGCCTTGGATAACAAGTATAAGGGATGGCTCAGCACTGAAATCAT AAAGGACTTCGCAACTTTTGCTGAGACATGCTTTCAGAAATTCGGAGACAGGGTGAAGCATTGGATCACATTTAATGAGCCTCATACATTTACTACACAAGGATATGATGTCGGTTTGCAAGCACCTGGACGGTGCTCTATTCTCTTTCATCTGTTTTGTAAAGCAGGAAACTCTTCTACTGAACCTTACATTGTTGCCCACAATGTCTTGCTTACTCATGCAACAGTAGCagatatttataagaaaaagtATAAG AATATTCAAGGTGGATCACTTGGAGTAGCTTTTGATGTCATTTGGTATGAGCCGGAGTCAAACACTAAAGAAGACATTGAAGCAGCTCAGAGAGCTCAAGATTTTCAGCTAGGCTG GTTTCTTGATCCTTTGATGTTTGGAGATTATCCAAGTTCAATGAGAACCAGAGTAGGAAACAGGCTGCCCAAATTTTCTCCATCTGAGGCTGCTCTTGTTAAGGGTTCCTTAGATTTTATAGGAATCAACCATTACACCACATTTTTTGCAAGAAACAATTCTACTCATGTAATCGGAACTTTGCTCAATGATGCTATTGCAGACTCCGGTACCATTACCCTCC CATTCAACGGCACTAAAGCTATCGCAGAAAGG GCAAATTCAATATGGTTATATATTGTGCCACAAAGTATGAGAACCTTAATGAACTACATCAAACAAAAATACGGGAATCCTCCTGTCTATATCACAGAAAGTG GAATGGATGATCCAAATAGTGTATTTATCTCCCTTAAAGACGCGTTGAAGGACGAGAAACGGATTCGATATTACAGTGGCTATTTATCTTATCTAAAGACAGCTATCAA AGACGACGGTTGCAATGTGAAAGGATATTTTGCTTGGTCATTGTTGGATAATTGGGAGTGGGTAGCTGGATATTCTTCAAGATTTGGTCTGTATTTTGTTGACTACAAAGACAACTTGAAGAGATATCCAAAACAATCTGTACAATGGTTCCAGAACTTTCTCAAACCAAAACCAGCTAAATAG
- the LOC131602480 gene encoding beta-glucosidase 40-like produces the protein MAFRSIVVPVLILLEIQICLSAEISREDFPNGFVFGTASSAFQYEGAVKEDGRGPSVWDTFSHTFGKVIDFSNADVAVDHYHRYQEDIQLMKDLGMDAYRFSISWSRIFPDGSGAINQAGIDHYNKLINALLAKGIEPYVTLYHWDLPQALEDKYKGWLSTEIVKDFATFAETCFQKFGDRVKHWITFNEPHTFAIQGYDVGLQAPGRCSILLHLLCRAGNSATEPYIVAHNVLLSHASVADIYRKKYKNIQGGSLGIAFDVIWFEPATNTKEDIEAAQRAQDFQLGWFLDPLMFGDYPSSMRSRVGNRLPKFSPSEAALVKGSLDFVGINHYTTFYARKDSTNVIGILLNDAIADSGTITLPFNGTNVFVERANSIWLYIVPQSMRTLMNYIKHKYGNPPVFITENGMDDPNSRLISMEEALKDEKRIRYYSGYLSYLQKAIKDDGCNVKGYFAWSLLDNWEWAAGYTSRFGLYFVDYNDNLKRYPKQSVQWFKNFLKPAK, from the exons ATGGCTTTTAGAAGTATTGTTGTTccagtattaatattattagagaTTCAGATATGTTTATCCGCAGAGATTAGCAGGGAAGATTTTCCAAATGGTTTTGTATTTGGCACTGCCTCTTCAGCATTTCAG TATGAAGGAGCAGTGAAAGAAGATGGAAGGGGTCCATCTGTGTGGGATACCTTTTCTCATACTTTTG GCAAGGTAATAGATTTCAGCAATGCTGATGTTGCAGTGGATCACTACCACCGATACCAA GAAGACATTCAACTCATGAAGGACTTGGGAATGGATGCGTATAGATTTTCTATTTCTTGGTCTCGGATTTTTCCTG ATGGATCTGGTGCGATCAATCAGGCTGGAATTGACCATTATAATAAACTCATCAACGCGTTACTGGCAAAAG GAATCGAACCTTATGTGACACTCTACCACTGGGACCTACCTCAAGCCTTGGAAGACAAGTATAAGGGCTGGCTCAGCACTGAGATCGT AAAGGACTTTGCAACTTTTGCTGAGACGTGTTTTCAGAAATTTGGGGACAGGGTGAAGCACTGGATTACATTTAATGAGCCACATACATTTGCTATACAAGGATATGACGTCGGTTTACAAGCGCCTGGACGATGCTCTATTCTCCTTCACCTATTATGTAGGGCAGGGAACTCTGCCACCGAACCTTACATTGTTGCTCATAATGTCCTACTCTCTCATGCATCAGTAGCAGATATTTATAGGAAAAAGTATAAG AATATACAGGGCGGATCActtgggatagcttttgatgtcATTTGGTTCGAGCCTGCCACAAACACTAAAGAAGACATTGAAGCAGCACAGCGAGCTCAAGATTTTCAGCTAGGCTG GTTTCTGGATCCTTTGATGTTTGGAGATTATCCAAGTTCAATGAGAAGCCGAGTAGGGAACAGGCTGCCAAAATTCTCTCCATCTGAAGCTGCTCTCGTTAAGGGTTCATTAGATTTTGTTGGAATCAATCATTACACCACATTTTATGCAAGAAAAGATTCCACTAATGTTATTGGAATTTTGCTCAATGATGCCATTGCAGACTCCGGTACCATTACCCTCC cATTCAATGGCACTAACGTTTTTGTAGAAAGG GCAAATTCAATATGGTTATATATTGTGCCACAAAGTATGAGAACCTTAATGAACTACATCAAACACAAGTATGGGAATCCTCCTGTCTTTATCACGGAAAATG GGATGGATGATCCAAATAGTAGACTTATTTCgatggaggaagctttgaaggaTGAGAAACGGATTCGATACTACAGTGGCTATTTATCTTATCTACAAAAAGCTATTAA AGATGATGGTTGCAATGTGAAGGGATATTTTGCTTGGTCATTGCTGGATAATTGGGAATGGGCAGCTGGATACACTTCAAGATTTGGTCTGTATTTTGTTGACTACAATGACAACTTGAAGAGATATCCGAAACAATCTGTACAATGGTTCAAGAACTTTTTGAAACCAGCTAAATAG